A single Pyxicephalus adspersus chromosome 8, UCB_Pads_2.0, whole genome shotgun sequence DNA region contains:
- the LOC140337208 gene encoding calcium-activated chloride channel regulator 1-like (The sequence of the model RefSeq protein was modified relative to this genomic sequence to represent the inferred CDS: added 103 bases not found in genome assembly), giving the protein MKIIAALAVISALQISVSDGDSMVQVKDNGYEDIVIAINPRIPEDVRIIKKIKEMVTDASTYLFQATRERLFIRTVKVLIPNTWPTNSSYQRPKRESYDKADIIIADPYIHGDTPYVLQYGGCGVKGKYIHFTPNFMVNDKLLEIYGPRGRMFVHEWAHLRWGIFDEYNNNIPFYMGKEGKVEATRCPLALGGRSQIDVCDRCAKENCEIDPNTGVYEEGCEFYPNMDQNIHESIMYSQTLDSVNVTSKTLFSSFLSYCIGGTRVNKKNDGSTHGTEIVLLTDGEDTGIQICLKEVVESGAIVHTVALGVNADKGLEQLSNMTGGLNYFVSDYIDANGFIDAFSTITTSSGDFTEKSIQIESTAMTINAFKCLTGTVTIDNTVGNETFFLVTWEIGIPTISLTDPNEKVYGNEQFVSDTVSKSTRLTIPGTAVKGPWEYKICNNEVADQVLGFTVNSRASDPSVPPVVVEPHMNSVRSSFPTPMIVYAIVTQGASPVLGLNVSATIEPENGKITTLQLLDNGAGPDIMKNDGIYSRYFTSYTRNGRYGFKVRVERKNKTAKLARPKNEALYLPGYVKNGVIFSNPPKPKVTTDDLLLGDFTRTASGGSFIVTEVPSGPLPDVFKPGKITDLDAVFQGQQVLLSWTATGDDLDEGNASRYDLRMSHNREELFHKFENATVVDITDLKPLPAGTTEQFNFTLQNITIKNGTVLYFSLVAIDKVNHISEPSNLARALMFIPPPAFSSANYILQTGDMVLLISLAAYFSITVL; this is encoded by the exons ATGAAGATTATTGCAGCTCTTGCTGTTATTTCTGCACTCCAAATATCAGTCTCAGATGGAGACTCAATGGTGCAAGTGAAAGACAATGGCTACGAAGATATTGTTATTGCCATTAACCCAAGGATACCTGAAGATGTTAGaataattaagaaaataaag GAAATGGTGACTGATGCTTCCACTTACCTGTTTCAAGCTACAAGAGAAAGACTTTTCATTAGAACTGTCAAAGTTTTAATTCCTAACACTTGGCCAACAAACAGTTCTTATCAAAGACCAAAAAGAGAGTCATATGATAAG GCTGATATTATAATAGCTGATCCTTATATTCATGGAGATACTCCATATGTCCTGCAATATGGTGGATGTGGAGTGaagggaaaatatatacattttacaccaaaTTTCATGGTTAATGACAAGCTACTTGAAATTTATGGACCCCGAG GAAGAATGTTTGTCCATGAATGGGCTCATCTGAGATGGGGAATTTTTGATGAATACAACAATAACATTCCATTCTACATGGGTAAAGAAGGCAAAGTGGAAGCAACCAG ATGCCCCTTGGCTTTGGGTGGAAGAAGTCAAATTGATGTTTGTGATCGTTGTGCTAAAGAAAATTGTGAAATTGATCCTAACACTGGAGTCTATGAGGAGGGGTGTGAATTTTATCCAAACATGGACCAAAATATTCATGAGTCAATTATGTATAGTCAGACACTGGATTCGGTAAATGTCAccagtaaaacattattttcgtc atttttgtCTTATTGTATTGGTGGCACAAGA GTAAACAAGAAGAATGATGGAAGCACGCATGGAACTGAAATTGTGTTGTTAACAGATGGCGAGGACACAGGAATccaaatatgtttaaaagaagTGGTGGAAAGTGGAGCAATTGTTCATACTGTTGCTCTAGGGGTCAATGCAGACAAAGGACTAGAACAATTATCCAACATGACAGGTGG ATCGAAAGTACAGCTATGACAATTAATGCATTTAAGTGTCTGACAGGCACAGTGACTATTGACAACACTGTGGGAAATGAAACATTCTTTTTAGTGACATGGGAGATTGGGATTCCCACAATCAGCCTTACAGATCCTAATGAAAAAGTTTATGGTAACGAACAGTTTGTGAGTGACACTGTTTCAAAGTCTACTCGTCTCACAATTCCAGGCACAGCAGTA aaagGACCGTGGGAATACAAGATCTGCAACAATGAAGTAGCTGACCAAGTTTTGGGTTTCACAGTTAATTCTAGAGCATCTGATCCAAGTGTTCCACCAGTTGTTGTTGAGCCACATATGAACTCAGTTAGAAGCAGTTTCCCTACACCCATGATTGTGTATGCAATAGTAACTCAAGGAGCTTCTCCGGTTTTGGGGTTAAATGTTAGTGCTACAATAGAACCAGAGAATGGAAAGATCACAACCTTACAACTTTTAGATAATGGTGCAG GGCCAGATATTATGAAGAATGATGGAATCTATTCCAGGTATTTTACGAGCTATACAAGAAATGGAAGATATGGTTTCAAAGTCCGAGTTGAacgaaaaaacaaaacagccaaACTAGCACGACCAAAAAACGAAGCATTATATCTTCCTGGCTATGTCAAGAATG gCGTTATTTTCAGTAACCCTCCAAAGCCAAAAGTTACAACTGATGACCTACTGTTAGGGGATTTCACCCGAACAGCTTCAGGAGGCTCCTTTATAGTAACTGAAGTACCATCAGGCCCCCTTCCTGATGTGTTCAAACCTGGGAAAATTACAGACTTAGATGCTGTTTTTCAAGGCCAGCAAGTTTTATTATCCTGGACTGCCACTGGAGATGATCTTGATGAGGGAAATG CTTCCAGGTATGACTTGCGAATGAGTCACAACAGAGAAGAACTATTTCACAAGTTTGAAAATGCCACAGTAGTTGATATAACAGATCTCAAACCATTACCAGCTGGAACCACTGAGCAATTCAATTTTACTCTgcaaaatattactattaaaaatggtactgttctgtatttttctttggtTGCTATTGACAAAGTTAACCATATCTCAGAACCATCTAACTTGGCAAGGGCACTGATGTTTATACCTCCCCCagcattcagttcagctaattatATCTTACAGACAGGTGACATGGTGTTACTGATTTCACTAGCAGCTTATTTTTCtataactgttttataa